AGTGAGATATTCCTCAATCCTGAACCCGGTCGGACATGCCTGGCAATCATCGGTCGACATTATGAAGACAAGAACAGGTCTGTTTTCCAGTATGTCCGAACCGAGTTCAGCAAGGAAGAGTCGCTCTTCACTGGTCTGTTCATCCGGTGGGCGATAGGGAAAAACAGAAGAGTCGTCAGCAGCTTCATCAGAGTAGGCAAGTGCTATCGGGAAGGCTGACATGAACCTTGTCCCGGGCAGCCTGTCAGCATATACCAGGGTTGGATACATAGGATAAACATCGGTCGAGATAAAGGATATCCGGTCTCCTTCGCTGGAATGCGAGTTTATCAGCTCAATGTACTCATTCATTTCTGTGTATTGTGTATCGGCAAACCGGAAAGAACTTCCCGCCAGAAGCAGACAGATGATGCAGGGACTGAAGAGTAAAGCGTTGCCAAGCATCTTTCCGATGGTTCCCGTATGCCCATGATTTTCCTCGAAAACCGCTGCGACTGTCGTCCAGAGCACAATACTGAATCCAAATGCCGGAATAAGCTGGTACGTCCAGCCCTTGTGCTGTATAAAGAATGACATGATTCCAAGAATGACTGCAAGTATGAGTAGTTCAAAAAGCCGCCTTAAGGCCGGCCCGACCCTGGATTTCAGGAACAGACCGGCGACGATTCCCGTAAGCATTACAAACCACCACTTCAGATGCCATCGTATCATCTCGGAAATGGCCGCATCGTACGAGCTGTAATGCTTTGCAATGTACGGAAGCCATCTGGTGAAGAACGGTGAGTGTATCGACCCCGCAAACAGCAGCAGGTGAACCGCAAACAGGAATAGAATCGAATAGACCGCGAGTATCTCTGGTTTGCCGTGTGATCTGTTCTTTCCATAACGAAGTCTCATCCATACTTCGATCAACACAATAATCAGAAAGAAGGTGGGTTTGCACAACATCATGAGTCCGGCAAAGATGCCGATAATAACGGCAACGGATTTGTTAACTTCACAATCATTATATCTCGACAGCCTGAGGAGAACGAAGGGAAGGCAGGCTAAAACGAAAAGATGCTCTCTCTGTCCGAAATCACCGATCCTGAATATCTGCATCGAAAAAACCAGCACAGCTGAAGCGACAAGAAGCATACCTGCTCGTGAGTGAAGGATCCCCGATTTGCGTATCACCAGATATACTGTCCAGCAGCTGTAGAAAGAAAAGAAAAGCACACCAAGAAAGAATACCAGAGCAACATCGATATTCAGCAGTCGTGATAGAAGTACCGGTGGAACATGGATGTACTGAGCCATGTGAATGTTTGTCTCTATATGATCGATATACGGTATGCTTCCCTCGGTGATGAGTCTCCCGCATTGAAGCAGAAGTGCGCAGTCATGGTTCAACTGCATGCCCGAGAGTACCACGGCCACAGTCAAAAATACAGCGCACAGTATCAGAACAACAAAAGCGCATTTTCCTGAGATACTGTTGTGATCAATCACTGCTTCTCCGTCATGCTGTTCAGGCCGGAATGTTCAACATTATGTAGAAGACGCAGGTATATCCTGATGGTTATAATCATCCCCAATCCCATATATTGAGATAGATATCCTTCCTCAGGAATTCTTCTATTTCGCGTCTGTCGTGCAGATAAATGAAATTCATTTGTCCTCATATTCTCCAATCTACTATGGATGGAGGATGTATGCGTTCAAGGCGTTTGGTCTTCTCACAATTGATCAATTATCCGAGTTGGTCAGCATTTTTAGCTTGTCCGCAATTCTGTGCGCAAGAGGTTCAATCCACAATCTCTCTGAAGAGAATGTTACGAAATCGATGTTATGGTTTGCAGCACAATTAAATCCGATTGAGAAAGGTTCCGATCCCAGTATCCAGGGATACTGGTTTTCCAGATCGAACCAGCACGTATCCTGCCTTATTTCAAATGGCTCAATAGTAAAAAGAGAACAGGGATCAAATGGATAGGGCAAGGACAACCTGATACTAATTAAATCTTCTGCCATTATCCAGCAGCTGTTGTACAACGACAAAAAATCTAAGATAAAGTATACTCTAAATCCTTCTTCAAGGATGAATAAGACAATACATATATTACTAAGGTTCGGCAAATCCGTTGCAGATGATGTCCCGTTCCGAGAACTATCAGATATTTATTTACTTGACAGAAAAGAATTACCCTCTTTATTATAATTCTAGACACTGAATTGCGGTTGAATACGAAAGGTTGATAAGATGGGCGACAATCCATACAGGAGTCTTGCAGAGTACCTGGATAAACTTCCCGGAGGATTCCAACCCTCCGAGACCGGAGCTGAAATCCGCCTGCTCAAGAGGCTTTTCACACCGGAGGAAGCAGCGCTGGCTATCCACCTCTCCCTGGACAGAGAATGTGTTGAGGTTATCTCAGGGAAGGCAGGGCTGACTCCGGAGGAGGTGGGCCCGATGCTCTCCAGAATGGCTCACAGGGGTCTTATTTTCTCAGCTCTCGCTGAAGATGGATCCCCAATCTACCAGGCTGTACCCTTCGTAGTGGGTATATGGGAGTTTCAGGTCAACCATCTGACCATGGGACTTATCGACGATGTGAATGCTTATTGGAGTACAATGAAACGGAGAAGGCCAGTCAGGACAATTCCCCAGATGCGGACAATACCTATTGGTGAAAGTATCGAACCGCAACTGGAGGCTTACCCCCATGAGCATGTAGTGAAGCTTCTGGACAGCCAGGACCGCTTTGCCGTTGCTCCCTGTATCTGTCGTCTCGAGGCGAAAATGGACGGAAAAGGATGTGACGCCCTGGTTGAAGCCTGCCTTATGTTCGGGGACTGGGCCGACTACTATGTCAGGGAAGGCAAAGGCCGTGCAATCAACCGTTCAGAGGTACTGGATATCCTGGCGAAGGCCGATGCCGATAACCTGGTGCTGCAGCCCTCCAACTCAAGAAATGTAGTAGCGATATGCTGCTGCTGCAGCTGTTGTTGCGGGGTACTTCAAAGCCTTATAAGGCACCCGAAACCATCCGAAGCAGTGTTCAGCCCGTTCACCGCGGAGTTCGATTGTGATCTGTGCGTTGGCTGCGGAATCTGTATCGAACGATGCCGGATGAATGCATTCACGAGTGACGGAGACAAAGTGGAGTTCGACCCGTTCAGGTGCATCGGATGCGGTCTCTGTGTGACCACGTGCCCTGCGGGTGCTTTGACCCTGGCGCGCAAGCCTGATACTGGAAGGATCAGAATCCCGGATACTATGGACGAAACCTGGCAGGAAATAGTGGAGGCTCGTGAAAAAGCACTGGAGAAATCCTAAATATCAATCAGTACCCTCCACGGCAGTCCCATGGTGTGATCTGTTCGGGTAAGGTTGCCCGGCAGAAACACGCTCTGACTCCCGTTTTCTCGAACATCGACGCAATCCGCCGGAACAGATCCAGCCGCCATTCCAATGCGGGATGGACCGGAATCTCACCAGGTGGTGAATAGTACTCCATCATACGATCGAACCATGTTTCTGGAAGCACATTCCTCAACCTGGATGAAATGAAAGAATCTATTCGCAGCGTTTCAACTCCGATA
This genomic interval from Candidatus Aegiribacteria sp. contains the following:
- a CDS encoding 4Fe-4S binding protein, whose protein sequence is MGDNPYRSLAEYLDKLPGGFQPSETGAEIRLLKRLFTPEEAALAIHLSLDRECVEVISGKAGLTPEEVGPMLSRMAHRGLIFSALAEDGSPIYQAVPFVVGIWEFQVNHLTMGLIDDVNAYWSTMKRRRPVRTIPQMRTIPIGESIEPQLEAYPHEHVVKLLDSQDRFAVAPCICRLEAKMDGKGCDALVEACLMFGDWADYYVREGKGRAINRSEVLDILAKADADNLVLQPSNSRNVVAICCCCSCCCGVLQSLIRHPKPSEAVFSPFTAEFDCDLCVGCGICIERCRMNAFTSDGDKVEFDPFRCIGCGLCVTTCPAGALTLARKPDTGRIRIPDTMDETWQEIVEAREKALEKS